CGATCCTGATCGGCCTCCTCCTCGGTGCCATAGCCACGGTGCTGGCACGCGAGATGAAGAGCCTCCTCGTCGGCGAGTCCGCCGGTGAGGCCGACCACTCGGCCATCGTCGAGGCCATCACCACCACCCCCCAGGTGGTCTCGCTGGTCCACCTCCGGACCCAGCACCTCGGCCCCGACGAGATCCTCGTCGGGGCGAGGGTGGCCTTCGACCCCGACCTCGACACGGCGGGCGTCGCCGCCGCCGTGGACGTCGTGGAGGAACGCGTCCGGCGGGCCGTTCCGACGGCCCGACCCATCTACGTCGAACCGGCGGATCCGACATGACCGGCACTGCCGACGATCCCCTCCGGGTTCCCGCCGAACCGACGAACGGCCGGTACCGGGACGGGCGCACGGCACGAAGGCTGCTCGGCGCCGTCGTCGTCGCAGCCTCCTGGGCGGCCTTCGACACCATCCTGGGGGCCCGTCGGATCTACAGGGCAATGGTCTCGAACCGTCGATCCCGAGCCCGGTCGATCCAACGGGCGTTTCCTATCGAGACCGGAGACACGGTCATGCTGGGCGACAGCATCACCGCCGAGGGGGACTGGTCCGCAGCCCTTCCCGATCTCCGGATCCGCAACCGTGGCATCGGTTCGGACACCTCGGCCGACGTTCTTGAACGCCTGGACGACTCGCTGACCGGCCCACCCGGGCTGCTGCTCCTCATGATCGGCACGAACGACCTGGAGTTCGGGGTGGCCCACGCCCAGACGGTCCGCAACGTGTGCCTGATCCTGGACCGGGTGTCGGCGGCAGCCCCCGACACCCGGGTGGTGGTCCACGCGGCCCTCCCCCGACGCGACCGCTACCACCCCCTGGTGGCACCGCTGAACGCCGCCCTGGCCCGGGTGTGTGGCGAACGGGACCTCGAGTTCCTCGACCTGACCGTGCACTTCGCCGATGCCGATGGCATGTTCGACACGACCATGACCGATGACGGACTGCACCCCAACGGCCAGGGCCACCGACGGTGGGCCGACCTGTTGCGCCCAGTACTCGAGTCGTGAGAGCGGACCCGTAGAGCAGCCGACCGGAGGTCCCGGCGGACCGGGCCGGCTCAGGCCACGGAGGCCCCGAGCACGCCACCGATGGCGTAGGTCGCCATGCAGGCGCCTCCGGCCACCAGCAGCTGTCGGACCACCGTTCGGACGACGGAGCGTTCGGTCAACCTGGCCAGCAGGCCTCCCACCAGGGCGGCGGCGCCCACTCCGGACACCGCCGATGCCCACACTGCGCCGGTCCCCGATCCGACTAGCCACGGGACCAGCGGCACGAAGGCACCGACGGCGAATGCCAGGAAGCTGGCCGTCGCCGCCGCCACCGGGTTCCCCAACTGGCTGGGATCCACGCCCAGTTCCTCCCGGGCATGGACCTCCAGGGCCACCTCCGGGTCCGACATGAGCTCCGCGGCCACCCGTCCCGCCTGCTCGGGGTCGAGCCCACGCTCCACGTAGATGGCGGCCAGCTCGGCCTCCTCGGCCTCCGGGTTCTCGGCGATCGAGATCCGCTCGATCTCCAGCTCTCGCTCCACCAACTCCGCCTGGGCCTTCAACGACACGTACTCGCCGGCAGCCATCGAGATGGCACCGGCCAGCAGGCCCGATACGCCGGCCAGGCGGACGAATGACGGATCGGTGCTGGCACCGGCTATGCCGAGGATGAGTGCCACGTTGGATACCAGCCCGTCGCTGATCCCGAACACCGCAGCCCGGGCGGTCCCTCCCTGGACGTCCCTGTGCCTGTGCACCATCGATGCAGCCATGGCACGACGGTAGCCCGACCGGCCAGGTCGATCGGCCCTGGTCAGGAGGTGCGACCAGCCACGTTCACGAGGATCCACCGACGGGCGCCGGGTCGTCGCACGGGTCCACCTCGTAGAGCGGGTCCAACCGCCAGGGGCCGTCCTCCCATCCCGCCTCTGGCTCCAGACCGGCGTCACCCAGAATCGCCGCGGCGGCGAGGCCGGCCGCCACCTCGGTGCCCTCCCGGCAAAGGTGGACGCCGTCGACCTTGCGGATCGGCCATGCCACGCCGAGGCGATCCACGTGGTCCACGTACCGGCCCTCGGCGTCGGTGAAGCCGGGGGTCAGATCGACCACCGACATGCGGTCGTCGCCGGCCGCCAGAGCGACCAGCAGCCGGTTCAATCGCCCTGTGTGCCCGGGATCCGGTGACGGCAGCATCGTCAGCCAGTAGACGTGCGCCCCATCCGCGGCCAGCACGTCGAGCGCCACCCCCACGAGAAAGGAGTACTGGGCCTCCCAGTCCGGATCCTCCGGCCTGGGGAGGCGTCTCTCGCCGCCGTACACGGCCTGGACGTCCCAGATCCCGGCCTGGAGCACCACTGCCTCGGGCCGGACCTCGTCGAGGAACGGCGGCCATACCTCCCACCAGTGGAAGATCGGCCACTGGCTGAGGCCGAAGCCCATCTGCGTCCGATTGGCGGACACGACCAGGCCGGTGTGTTGCAGCGCGGCGGTCAGGCCCGGCTCGATCTCATAGGTGACGCTGTCACCCAGCACCATCACCCGCAGGGGCTCCAGGGCGGTGGGACTTCGCAGGATCCTGGCCGGTGGGACGGTTGTGGCCGTGGGCGGGACCGTCGTCGTGGCCGTGGCCTCGACGGTCGTGGGCGAGACAGTCGTCGTGGGCGGGTCCGTCGTAACGGTGGCCGGACCGGAGGCCGACTCGACGCCGGTCGATGGCTCCAAGGCGGTCGACGTGCCACCGGGCACGGTGCCTACCGGCACTGGAACCGTCGCGGCTCCACACGCCGCCACCAGCAACAGGGTCGCCGTCCATCCCGCCATCCATGCGGTGGTCCCTCGGCCCACACCCGCCATGGCTGCCGGAGCCGACGGGTCCTTGCTCCGACGTGCGTTTCCCATCTGAACTCAGGGACCCGACCGGGTGGTCAGCCAGGCACCCCCGACCAGGACCAGCGCTCCGGACACCTGCAGGGCGCCAAGGGTCTCGCCCAGGACGGTCACGCCCAAGACGGCGGCCACCACCGGGACCACGTAGGTCACCGCGGACATCCGCACCGGTCCGACCCGCCCGATGAGCGAGGCCGCGGCCACGTACGCGATGCCGGTGCCGCCCACCCCCACGGCCAGGTTGGCCGCCACGGCCGACCAGGCGAAGCCGGAGCCAGCCAGGCCGACAAGGCCCCATGGCGTGGTCGCCAGGCTGGCCACCACCAGCACCCGCAGGAGCACGGCGGGCGAGCCATACCGTCGTTGGAGAGGTCCGGCGATGTTGGCGGCGACCCCGTAGCAGGACACGGCCAGGATGACCAGAAGGACCCCTACGGCGCTGGTGTCGCCCACGGAGGCCGTAGGGATGCCGATCATGAGGAGTCCGACGATGCCGACCGCCACACCCACCACCTGCACCCGATGGGTGGCCACGCCGAAGAGGGTCGCGCCGGCGATCAGGGTCGTTACCGGCATGCCGCTGTTCATCATCCCGGCGATCGATGAGTCGATCCACGTCTGGGCCAACGGGAACATGCTGAGGGGTACAGCCATCCACAGGAGGCCCAGGAGGAACAGCCTGGGATTGTCGGACCGGTCCACGGGGCGCCGCGCCGACGGCACCCCGGCCATGAACGCCAGGCCCAGGAGGGGCCGCAGCCATGCCACCAGGCCGGGGTGCTCGGCATCCAGGGCGATGTCCATGAACAGGAAGGAGGAACCCCAGATCCCCGCCGCCGTCACCAGGAGCAACCAGTCGAACGGTGCCATCGGGCGCTGCTCAAACGATGGCGCGTCCGGTGGGGTCATCGGCTCGGGCATCGCCGCACGCTACCGGCGACCCACCGGTCGGACGGATCCAGCCCATGACAGGTCCGTCCCGATTGGGGACAGGGCCCGGGCCGTCCCTAGTTTCAGCACCGCTGTTCCGATCCCGCTCCTGGCACCGCCCGACCAAATCCGAGGAAGCCGTGTCATCCATCTCCGAAGCCGACGTTCGTTCCAGGATCGACCGACTCCTCGAGGCCGACCCATCCGACCGCCGGGGCTTCCTGGGTGCCCAGTTCGACCTGGGCCTGGCCTGGGTCCACTTCCCCGAGAACTGCGGTGGTCTGGGCGCAGACCGGGAGTTCCAGCGCCTGGTCCACGACGCCGTCGTGTCCGCGGACGGACCACACCCCTCCCATGACATCGGCTACGGAATGGCCGCCCCGACCATCGTGGCCTCGGGGACCGACGGGCAGAAGGCCCGATGGCTGCGACCGCTCTTCACCGGCGAGGAGGTCTGGTGCCAGCTCTTCTCCGAGCCGGGAGCCGGATCGGACGTGGCAGGGCTGTCCTGCCGAGCCGTGCGGGACGGCGACGAGTGGGTGGTGAACGGCCAGAAGGTATGGACGAGCAACGCCCACCTGGCCCGCTGGGGCCTGCTGGTCACCCGGACCGACCCCGACGCCCCCAAGCACAGGGGCCTGACCTACTTCGGTATCGACCTGGACCAGCCCGGGGTGGAGATTCGACCGCTGCGCCAGATGACGGGCCAGGCGGAGTTCAACGAGATCTACCTGACCGATGCCCGGGTGTCGGAAGCCGACCGCATGGGCGACGTCGGCGACGGTTGGAGGGTGGCTCTGACGACGCTCATGAACGAGAGGGTGGCGATCGGCGGGGGCACCCGGGAGACCGGGAAGACGACCGTGGACTGGATGCTGGAGGCCTGGAACGACCATGGCCACGACGATCCTGCCCGACGGGACGAGATGATGAGGTTGTGGGTGCGCAGCGAGGTGCTCCGCCTCAACAACCTCAGGGCCGAGGAGGCCCGGACCACCGGCACACCGGGCCCCGAGGGATCGATCGGCAAGGTCCTATCGGCAGAGTTCAACAAGGACGCCTTCGCCTTCGCCTTGGGCCTTACCGGCATGGATGGAACCCTGTTCGACGGCGGCTACGAACTGGACCGGACCCGGCCCATCCTGGACTACGAGACGCTGGCCGAGTACTTCCTGCGGGTGCGTGCCAACTCCATCGAGGGTGGGACAACCGAGGTGATGCGCAACATCCTCGGCGAGCGAGTGCTCGGCCTTCCTGGTGACGTCCGCGTGGACAAGGACCTGGCCTGGAAGGACGTTCCCAGGAGCTGATGCCCGACGCCGGGACGACGGGCGGTAAGCGGGCCCACTCAGTCCCCGGTGGGAAAGAGCGCCCTCAGGAGGACCACCGCCACGCCGGCGCCGACGACCTGCACGACTACGAACATCGGTGCACACGTCGGGTCGATCCCGGTGAAGGTGTCCGAGAGGGTGCGTCCGACGGTCACCGCCGGGTTTGCGAAGCCGGTCGACGACGTGAAGTAGTAGGCCCCGCCTATGTAGGCGCCGACCGCATAGGGCAGGTGGCTCGTCCGGGTCGTGCGCACCAGGCTGAACACGACAAGCAACAGACCGACGGTGGCCACCACCTCGGCCAGCCACAGGTGCCAGCCCGACCGGTCGGTGGTCGACAAGCCGACGGCGGGCAGATCGAACATCAGGTTGGCCAGGATCGTGCCGCAACACGCCCCGACCAGCTGTGCGACGACCATCGGTGCCACGTCGCGACCGGCCCGGTGGCCCAGCGCCCAGGCGCCGAGCGTGATCGCCGGGTTGAAGTCGGCCGAGATGGTCCCGAAGATCGAGATGATCGCCACGAGGACGGCGGCCGTCGCCGCGGCGTTCTGGAACAACTGGAGGCCCGTGTCGCCGGGGTTCAGCCGGGCGGCCATGATCCCCGAGCCGACCACGCCGATCAGCAGGAACATGGTGCCGACCGCCTCGGCCAGGAGCAGGCGGGACCTAACGGGGTTCGTCACTGACCCGAGGATAGGTACCCATGACACGCAGCAGGGGCGGGGCTCAAGCGAACAGGTCCGGGTGGCGGTCCTCTGCCATCCTCCGTAGGCCGGTGCGCCAGTCCACTGCGCACGCTCCCACGAGCGCCATCTTCCGGGTGGTGTCGACGGCCCGGCTGGACACCCCGTCCGAGGTCGGCGCCACCTCGAGCTCCAGGCCGGTCAGTCCGGCGAGGTGGCCCAGGTAGGTTCGGGTCTCCACCGCCTCGTCGCCCGACCAGTTGACGATGGTGGCAGGAACCTCGGCGATGCCGAGCATGGTGGGTACCTGGGCGTCGATGTCGTCCTGGTGGATCAGGTTGAACCACGCCGGCCGGTCGTGGATCGGGATCGGCATGCCGGCCCTCATCATGTCCAGCTGGTAGGCGGGCAGGCCGCCGTTCGGACCGTACGACATGTTCATCCGGGCGATGGTCGTGGGCAGGCCGAGCATCCGTGCCATGGAGCGGGCCACCGCCTCCTGGGAGTTCTTGGCGATCCCGTACGTCGGGGCGAACGACTGCTCGTGCCCACCCAGCGGGTCGCCTTCCGCGAGCCGATATTCGGGGTCGTCCACGTCCCGGTAGACGGCGCTGCTGGACATCACCAGCACCGATCGGGCATTGGAGAACCTCTGCATGAGCAGGCCGGTCCCCTCGGCGTTGACCGCCAGCGCCCGGTCGTAGTCGTCGCCGATGATGAACGCCGCCAGGTGGACCACGTGGTCGAACCGGTCGGGAAGGCCTGACCAGTCGGGTTCGGCGAGGTCTACGACCACCGTGCGACAGCCGGTGGCCTCGACCCGCTCCCGGGAGCCCTCGCCCGAGAATCGGGCGATCCCCCAAACCTCGTTGTCGGAGGCCAGCGACCGGACGATCGGGAACGCGATCTGGCCGGCCGGACCTGTGACGAGGATGCGTCGGTCGGTCAGCGGTTCGTCGGCCATGGCCGACGAACCTAGGCGTCGGTGTGGAGGATCCCGAAGACCAGCGAGTCGACGAGGGCCTGCCAGGAGGCCTCGATGATGTTCTCCGAGACGCCGATAGTGGTCCAGGTCTGCTCACCGTTGGTGGTGTCTATGAGCACCCTGGTCACCGCTCCGGTCCCCTGGCGGGTCTCCAGCACCCGGACCTTGAAGTCGGTCAGGTGCAGCCTCTCCAGTTGCGGGAAGCTGTCGTCCAGGGCCTTGCGGAGGGCGGCGTCCAGGGCGTTGACCGGGCCGTTGCCCTCACCTGTGGCTACCATGCGCTCGCCGTCCAGCTGGAGCTTGACGGTTGCCTCCGTCTCGACCTCCACCGCCACGTCATTCCAGGCCCGGCTCCCGCTACCCGACCGGTGGCCGACGTTGACCGAGAATGACTCCAGGACGAAGTAGTCGTGCGACCAACCCGAGGCGGCACGCATCAGGAGCTCCAGGGAGGCATCTGCCGCCTCGAAGTGGTAGCCGGCGTACTCGAGTTCCTTCAGGGTCTCCACGATCTCGCCGAGTACCTCGCCGTCAAGCTCGATACCCAGCTGTTCCGCCTTCAGAGCGATGGTCGAGCGGCCTGACATCTCCGACACCAGGAAGCGGGTGCCGTTGCCCACCAGGCCCGGGTCGATGTGCTCATAGGCGTCGCTCCGGCGGGCGATGGCGCTGGTGTGCAGGCCGGCCTTGTGGGCGAACGCCGTGGTGCCGACGTAGGGCTGCTGGGGATCGACGGTGAAGTTGACCAGCTCGGCCACATGGTGGGCCACCGATGTCAGTTCGGCCATCCGACCCTCGGGCAGCGTCTCCACGCCCATCTTGAGGCTGAGGTTGGCGATGATCGGCACCAGGTCGCAGTTGCCCACCCGTTCCCCGTAGCCGTTGATGGTTCCCTGCACCTGGGTGGCTCCGCCGGCCACCCCGGCCAGGGCGTTGGCCACCCCGCAGCCGGTGTCGTTGTGGAGGTGCACGCCTACAGCGCAGTCCACGGCGTCTACAACGGCGCGGACCATGGCCTCGACCTGGTCCGGCAGCGACCCGCCGTTGGTGTCGCACAGCACCAGGCAGTCGGCACCCGCCTCGGCCGCTCCCCGCAGTACCCGTAGCGAGAACTCCGGGTCGTCGCGGTACCCGTCGAAGAAGTGCTCGGCATCGAAGAACACCTTGCGGCCCCGAGACTTCAGGTACGTGACGGAGTCGGCCACCATGGCCACGCCCTCGTCGAGGCTGGTTCGCAGCGCCTCGGTCACGTGGTACGCCGAGGCCTTCCCGACTATGCAGACCACGTCGGTCTCCGCCGCCAGCAGGTTGGCCAGGGTCGGGTCCTCGGCGGCATCACCGTTCACCCTGCGGGTCGACCCGAAGGCCACCAGCTGGGAGCGTTCCAGGGCCAGCTCGCTCCTGGCCCTGGCGAAGAACTCCTCGTCCTTGGGGTTGGCACCCGGCCAGCCGCCCTCGATGTAGTGCACGCCGAGGCGGTCCAGCTGCTCTGCGATGCGCAACTTGTCCGCGACGGTGAGCGAGATGCCCTCCAGTTGGGCGCCGTCGCGCAGCGTCGTGTCGTAGATCTCGACCGCCGCCGGGAGCACGACGGACCGGTCCGCCGACTCAGGCGTCGACATGGTCGTTCCATTCCGAGTACTCGGGGCGCTGACCACGAACCGCCTGGAAGAAGACCTCCTGGACCTGCCGGGTGATCGGGCCGGGATCACCGATGACGCGGTCGTCGACGGAACGGATCGGCACCACCTCGGCCGCTGTGCCGGATAGGAAGGCCTCGTCGGCCGTGTATAGGTCGCTGCGGAGGAGGTTTCCCTGGACGTAGGGGATCCCGAGGTCCCCTGCGATGCGCCGGACGCAGTCCTGTGTGATGCCCGCCAGGGCACCGGCGCTTGTCGGCGGCGTCACGATGGTTCCGTCACGGACCACGAACAGGTTCTCACCGGTGCACTCCGAGACGTGGCCCTGTGGCGACAGGAGGATGGCCTCGTCGTAGCCGGCCTTCACGGCCTGCACCTTGGCCATCTGGGAGTTGATGTAGTGGCCGCATCCCTTGGCCGCCGGCGGCATGGCGTTCGGGTCGTGGCGCTGCCAGGACGAGATCATCATGTCGACGCCAGTGGTCAGGCCCTCGTCGCCGAGATAGGTCCCCCACGGCCAGGTCGCGATCGACACGTCGACCTTGCAGGGCAGCGGGTTGAGGCCCATCTCGCCGTAGCCGAGGTACACCAGCGGGCGGATGTAGCAGGAGAGGTGTCCGTTCACCCCGACGGTGTCCCTTGTCGCCGTGACCAGCTCGTCGACCGAGTACGGAATATCCAGGAAGAGGATCTTGGATGAACGGAAGAGCCGTTCTATGTGGTCGCGGAGCCGGAACACGGCCGGGCCGCGGTCGGTCTCGTACGCGCGTATGCCCTCAAACACGCCGTTGCCGTAGTGCAGCGTATGGGTCAGCACGTGGATCGTGGCGTCGTCCCAGTCGACGAGCTCGCCGTTCATCCAGATCTTGGAGGACTTCTCGATCGGCATCTCGGTTCCTTCGGTTCTGTCTCGGGTCGTTCTTCTCAGGTTGTCAGGTCTCGTGTCGGCGGTCGGCCCGGGACACCAGGGCGGCGACGGCATCCCCGATGGCCGTGGTCCCCTCGATGTCTGTGGACGGATCGGCACAGGCCGCCTCGATGCGCGCCGCTGCTTCGGGCTCCCCGAGGAAATCCAGCATCATGGCCCCGGAGAGGATGGCCGCCTTCGGGTTGGCGAGCCCGAGGCCGGCGATGTCAGGCGCCGAGCCGTGGACCGGTTCGAACATCGACGGGCCGGTGCGGTCCGGGTTCAGGTTGGCCGACGAGGCCAACCCGATGCCACCGGAGATGGCCCCGCCCAGGTCGGTGAGGATGTCGCCGAACAGGTTGTCGGTGACGATGACGTCGTACTGCTGGGGTGACTGCACGAAGTAGATGCAGGCCGCATCGACGTGGTTGTAGGCCGTCTCCACCTCGGGGTACTCGGCGGCCACCTCGTTGAAGGTCCGTTCCCAGAGGTCGCCGGCGAACGTCAGCACGTTGGTCTTGTGTACCAGGGTGAGGTGCCGACGACTGGTCATGGCCAGGTCGAACGAGTACCGGATGACCCGCTCGACGCCGTGTCGGGTGTTGACCGAGCCCTGGGTGGCGATCTCGTGGGGGGTGCCACGACGTAGGAAGCCGCCCTCGCCGGCGTACGTCCCCTCGGTGTTCTCGCGCACGACCCGGAAGTCGATGCCGTCGGTCGGATGCGCGAACGGCCGGAGGTTGACGTAGAGGTCGAGGGCGAATCGCATCTTGAGGAGCAGGCCGCGCTCGATGACACCAGGAGGCACCTCGGGGGTCCCGACGGCGCCAAGGTAGAGGGCGTCCAGGGAGCGCCACTCCTCGATGGTCTCGTCCGGCAGCACGGTGCCGTCACGTCCGTAGCGAGCGCCACCCAGGTCGTATCCGACCGTCTCGAGCTCGACCCCCGCCGCGCCGATCACCTTCAGGCCCTCGGCGATGACATCGGGCCCGATGCCGTCGCCGCCGATGATGCCTATGCGGTGGGTCACGACTGGATTCTCCTGATGGGGATGGGAACGAAAAAACCGTCCACCGAGGTGGACGGTCGGGGCGCACACCTGAGGTGGTGTGCGCTAGCCAATGATGATCACCTGCGGTCGGAAGGTCACGTAGCGAAGTGTACCAAGCACCCCCGGGGCCCAATCAACCGGGTTGTGCGTCGGGCCGACGGTCGGTCCACCGGGCGCTCTGGCTACCCTCTCGGCATGGCCGAAGCACAGCAGCTCTCCCAGGAGGCCCACAACCGGCTCGTTGCCGAGTTCCAGGACCTCACGACACGTGGACGCATCGACATCGCCCGCAAGATCGAGACGGCCCGCGAGCTCGGCGACCTCTCCGAGAACGGCGACTACCACGCCGCCAAGGAGGAGCAGGGCAAGATGGAGGGCCGGATAATGCAGCTAGAGAGCATCCTGGAGAACTCCGAGATCGTCGAGATTGCCACCGGCACCGTCGACCTGGTGGCACCGGGAACCGTGGTGGCCATCGTCTTCGAGGGTGACGACGAACCGGAGCGCATGCTGGTCGGCTCCATCGAGGAGAAGCGCGACGACGTGGGCGTCGTGTCGCCGGGTTCACCCCTGGGCGAGGCCCTGCTGGGCGCGGCGGTCGGCGACACGGTCTCCTTCGAGGCGCCCGGGGGCACCCTGGCCGTCGAGGTCGTGGCCATAGAACGGTGATGATCGACGCGCCCCCATGGCGTGAGGTCCACCTGCCGGGCCTCGGCAAGATGCACATCAGGGACTCAGGCCCGCCCGAGGGCGACCCGGACGCCCCCACCGTCCTGCTCCTCCATGGTTGGACGGTCAGCGCCGACCTGAACTGGTGCCGAACTTACGGGCCCCTGGCCCGGCGCGCCCGGGTGGTCGCCTGGGACCAGCGCGGGCATGGTTCCGGCGGCCTCCGTACCCGGGGACGCATGCGCATCGAGTCGCTGGCCGACGACGCCGCTGCCGTGGTCAGGGTCCTGGACCTCGACCGGGCGACCGTCGTCGGCTATTCGATGGGTGGGGCGGTCGCCCAGGCGATGTGGCACCGTCACCGGGACCTGGTGGACGGCCTGGTCCTATGCGCCACGGCCATGGCGTTCGGCCTCACGGCGACGGAGCGACGGGACTTCGCCGTGATGGGGGCATCGTCGCTGCCGGCCCGCCTGCTGTCCGCCATGGGACACGAGGAGCGCTGCTGGCGGGCGGCCAGGCGTGCCAGCGAACGCCAGGCCGGCGGGTCGATGGGCACAGGCGATGCCGAGTTCGACGGTTGGGCATGGGACGAGACGCGGGCCGGATCACTGGACCGGGTGCTGCGGACGGCCTGGAACCTCGGCCGGTTCGACGCCAGCAGCTGGATCCATGAGGTGGACGTGCCGCACGCCGTCGTGGTCTGCGGTGACGACGACGTCGTTCCGACGGCACGACAACGCCAGCTGGCCCACGCCCTTCCGGATGCGGCGATCGTGGAGATCGACGCAGACCATGCGGCCTGTGTCATCAGGCCCGACCTGTTCATTCCTGCGCTGTGCAGCGCCCTCGACTCGGTGTGCCGGCCGGTGCTCCGATGACCGACGGGTCGCCGCCACATTCAGCCGGTCCATCGATGCCGACGTGGTGGCGGGTGCTCTTCCTTACCGGAGCGGTGCTGCTGGCCGCCGGCCTGGTGGCAACCCTGTGGGTCACCGACGATCGGGGTCCGGTACCGGTCAGCGGCAGCGGCGCCGACAGCGGCGACTGAACCGGACGCTCAGCCGAATCGGCGCCGGCAGCCGTCGCCCGCCCACATCAGGAGGATTCTTCCCGTATCCGAGGTCTTGCCCACCGCTCCGAGGATGCCGTAGCCCAGAAGCGGCTCCGTGTCGAACCAGCCGGCCGGGTCCTGATCCGAAGGCTGCTCCAGCGTCAGCTGGTCTCCATGCGCAGCCAGAAGGTCGGCCACCGTGGAGCCGATACCTATGCGCTCCAGCGTCCAGAGCGACGTCGTGGTCGAGTCCTCACCGGTCAGGTACCACTGGGCCAGGAGCGTAGGACCGCCGGCCGCCCCGCGGCTCAGGACCACCTCCAGATCACCCCATCCGAGACGTCGGACCTCCGGCGGAGTGCAGCGGGCATCGGCTCCCCATCCGGGGTCGCCCACCGGCTCGCCCAGCACCGTGGTCAGGTCGGCCAGGGCGGCTTCGCCGTCGTCGCCGAAGGCCCACAGTCGCTCGGTGTCCGTGGTGGCATCCAGGGTGAAGCCGACGCCCGACAGCGTCACCGTGCCCAGCCGGGGCGGCGAGGTGGTCGTGGAGGGCGTGCCGTCCCCGGGTTCACCCCCGCCGGGTTGTTCCTCCGCCGCCGGTTCCTCCGAGGGAGCCGGGGCCGGGCGAAGGACCTCGCCGCTCACCGGGTCCACAGCCACCAGCGGCTCCTCGCCGGTCACCGGGTCCACGGCCACCAGCGGTTCCTCGCTGGTCGGCGGGGCGATGGTGGTCGGGGCCGGGGAGGTCGTGGACACCACCATGGTGGTGGGCGCCGGGGTCAGCGTGGTGGTGGGCGCCTCGACGACCGGAGCCTGCGGGGCGGTCGTCGCCACGACGGTGGGTGGTGGTGCAATGGGGCGGTCATCGCCCCGGAGGATCAGGAGGGCGGCGAACGCCCCCAACACCAGGACGGCCAGGACGAACAGGAACGAGGTGGGCAGTCCACGGCGGCGGCCCGACCTCGGTTCGTCGTCCTCGAAGACGGTCCGGGGACCGACCGCCA
This genomic window from Acidimicrobiales bacterium contains:
- a CDS encoding branched-chain amino acid transaminase, translating into MPIEKSSKIWMNGELVDWDDATIHVLTHTLHYGNGVFEGIRAYETDRGPAVFRLRDHIERLFRSSKILFLDIPYSVDELVTATRDTVGVNGHLSCYIRPLVYLGYGEMGLNPLPCKVDVSIATWPWGTYLGDEGLTTGVDMMISSWQRHDPNAMPPAAKGCGHYINSQMAKVQAVKAGYDEAILLSPQGHVSECTGENLFVVRDGTIVTPPTSAGALAGITQDCVRRIAGDLGIPYVQGNLLRSDLYTADEAFLSGTAAEVVPIRSVDDRVIGDPGPITRQVQEVFFQAVRGQRPEYSEWNDHVDA
- a CDS encoding alpha/beta hydrolase — translated: MIDAPPWREVHLPGLGKMHIRDSGPPEGDPDAPTVLLLHGWTVSADLNWCRTYGPLARRARVVAWDQRGHGSGGLRTRGRMRIESLADDAAAVVRVLDLDRATVVGYSMGGAVAQAMWHRHRDLVDGLVLCATAMAFGLTATERRDFAVMGASSLPARLLSAMGHEERCWRAARRASERQAGGSMGTGDAEFDGWAWDETRAGSLDRVLRTAWNLGRFDASSWIHEVDVPHAVVVCGDDDVVPTARQRQLAHALPDAAIVEIDADHAACVIRPDLFIPALCSALDSVCRPVLR
- a CDS encoding 3-isopropylmalate dehydrogenase, encoding MTHRIGIIGGDGIGPDVIAEGLKVIGAAGVELETVGYDLGGARYGRDGTVLPDETIEEWRSLDALYLGAVGTPEVPPGVIERGLLLKMRFALDLYVNLRPFAHPTDGIDFRVVRENTEGTYAGEGGFLRRGTPHEIATQGSVNTRHGVERVIRYSFDLAMTSRRHLTLVHKTNVLTFAGDLWERTFNEVAAEYPEVETAYNHVDAACIYFVQSPQQYDVIVTDNLFGDILTDLGGAISGGIGLASSANLNPDRTGPSMFEPVHGSAPDIAGLGLANPKAAILSGAMMLDFLGEPEAAARIEAACADPSTDIEGTTAIGDAVAALVSRADRRHET
- a CDS encoding transcription elongation factor GreA, which gives rise to MAEAQQLSQEAHNRLVAEFQDLTTRGRIDIARKIETARELGDLSENGDYHAAKEEQGKMEGRIMQLESILENSEIVEIATGTVDLVAPGTVVAIVFEGDDEPERMLVGSIEEKRDDVGVVSPGSPLGEALLGAAVGDTVSFEAPGGTLAVEVVAIER